In the Arachis ipaensis cultivar K30076 chromosome B10, Araip1.1, whole genome shotgun sequence genome, one interval contains:
- the LOC107620448 gene encoding uncharacterized protein LOC107620448: protein MRNCYKGERRLCVEGILLENPINYDFFLVYGAHSRDEKLVVWEELSYMASLCPGACCFLGDFNEIVQVEERRGSDSLPLSTQDFKNWINDMGLVDLPITDRKFTWFRGQSCSRIDRALVSLEWIEAFPETRLRGGPRSLSDHCPIIVEHKRLRDGPRPFRRRWHRDNFGDMDKKIMKFEEEIKKIDDMVSNGSYDGTLEARRKALVTCCEKWYVRKELHWK from the exons ATGAGAAATTGCTATAAAGGTGAGCGACGGTTATGTGTTGAAGGGATACTATTGGAGAATCCTATTAACTATGATTTTTTCTTGGTTTATGGTGCTCATAGTAGAGATGAAAAACTTGTTGTGTGGGAGGAGTTGAGTTACATGGCTAGTTTGTGTCCAGGTGCCTGTTGTTTTTTGGGGGACTTCAATGAGATCGTACAGGTGGAAGAAAGGCGAGGATCAGATAGTTTACCTTTGTCGACACAAGATTTTAAGAATTGGATAAATGACATGGGTTTGGTGGACTTGCCGATTACTGACCGTAAGTTTACATGGTTCAGAGGACAATCCTGTAGCCGTATTGATAGAGCTTTGGTTAGCTTGGAATGGATTGAGGCATTTCCAGAAACTCGCTTGAGAGGTGGTCCACGGAGTTTATCAGATCACTGTCCTATTATAGTGGAACATAAGAGGCTAAGGGACGGACCGAGGCCGTTCCGAA GAAGATGGCATAGAGACAACTTTGGTGATATGGACAAGAAAATTatgaagtttgaggaagagattaaGAAGATTGATGACATGGTCAGTAATGGGAGTTATGATGGAACATTGGAAGCAAGAAGGAAGGCTCTAGTTACTTGTTGTGAGAAATGGTATGTGAGGAAAGAACTACATTGGAAGTAG
- the LOC107620447 gene encoding uncharacterized protein LOC107620447, with the protein MSRSRHAKDIDQNTRYFHNLASARRRNNRIDTLVINGRLIRNQARIKIAIMAFYKGLYHQERSPMVGFRDGLVERISEEDALALEVLPSLEEVREAVWDCESSKAPGSDGYNMNFIKKCWNEIGLEFTAAVLGFFQSSMLPPDANVTWVALAPNFIGVKEIKDLHPISMVRCVYKVISKMLVSRMRHIMPGLVGETQSAFVKGRKIHDGALITCKTVQWIKQKKKKAAIIKLDFQKAYDRVKWSFVDLVLQKMGFR; encoded by the coding sequence ATGTCGAGGTCGAGGCATGCGAAGGACATCGATCAAAACACGAGGTATTTCCACAATTTAGCTTCTGCGAGAAGGAGAAATAATAGGATTGATACTCTGGTTATTAATGGAAGATTGATAAGGAATCAGGCTAGGATTAAGATTGCCATCATGGCGTTTTACAAGGGCTTATATCATCAAGAGAGGTCTCCTATGGTGGGCTTCAGAGATGGTCTGGTGGAAAGGATTAGCGAGGAGGATGCTTTGGCTTTAGAGGTGCTACCGTCACTTGAGGAGGTTAGAGAGGCAGTGTGGGATTGTGAATCTTCCAAGGCTCCAGGAAGTGATGGTTACAACATGAATTTCATAAAGAAGTGTTGGAATGAAATTGGCTTAGAGTTCACGGCAGCGGTACTGGGATTTTTCCAATCTTCCATGTTGCCGCCAGATGCTAATGTCACTTGGGTGGCTCTGGCCCCcaattttattggtgttaaggaaatCAAAGATTTGCATCCGATTAGCATGGTGAGGTGTGTATATAAGGTAATCTCGAAGATGCTGGTTAGCAGAATGAGACATATTATGCCAGGGTTAGTAGGCGAGACGCAGAGTGCGTTTGTCAAGGGTCGAAAGATTCATGATGGGGCCCTTATCACGTGCAAAACGGTTCAGTGGATcaaacagaagaagaagaaagcggCAATAATAAAACTAGACTTCCAGAAAGCATATGACAGAGTTAAGTGGAGTTTTGTAGACCTTGTATTGCAGAAGATGGGTTTTAGATGA